From the Kitasatospora viridis genome, one window contains:
- a CDS encoding Scr1 family TA system antitoxin-like transcriptional regulator translates to MGIASDDIQAGVAARTARAQFIGQEDRTYHVLLGEQALLTNIGGPEVMRGQLRRLTEALSLPGLRLGILPARARLLIYPGDGFAIFDDHRVEVEGFRGSETITDPDRLAVFRKAFDRLQQSAVYDAAARDLIETALSGT, encoded by the coding sequence TTGGGAATCGCTTCTGACGACATCCAGGCCGGCGTCGCGGCTCGGACCGCCCGCGCCCAGTTCATCGGCCAGGAAGACCGGACCTATCACGTCCTGCTCGGGGAGCAGGCCCTGCTGACCAACATCGGTGGCCCCGAGGTGATGCGCGGTCAGCTGCGCAGGCTGACCGAGGCGCTGTCCCTGCCCGGGCTTCGGCTCGGAATCCTGCCGGCCAGGGCCCGACTGCTGATCTACCCGGGCGACGGATTCGCGATCTTCGACGACCACCGCGTGGAGGTGGAGGGCTTCCGGGGCAGCGAGACCATCACCGACCCCGACCGCCTCGCGGTCTTCCGCAAGGCATTCGACCGTCTCCAGCAGTCTGCGGTCTACGACGCGGCCGCACGCGACCTCATCGAGACCGCACTCAGCGGAACCTGA
- a CDS encoding MFS transporter yields the protein MSTNHPTNATLAPPPTPPRRRVLADLTPLRSSADYRRIWFGQSVSSIGQQMTAVAVAVQVYALTGSAFATGLVGLCSLFPLVGFGLYGGVIADRTDRRKLGLIGSAGLAVVSAVLAAQALFDLRQVGVLYACVALQGAFFAISSPARASMIPRLLPAEQLPAANALNTMSMNLGMTVGPMLGGVLIGAFGAQSAYLVDTIAFTAVLHAMWRLPAMRPLGTSGARASVLDGLRFLKQQPNLRVSFLADLAAMVFGLPRSLFPALAASHYGGHAGIVGLLVAAPAVGALAGALFSGWISRIHRHGLAILASVAAWGLSIAAFGLTGGHLWLGLLLLAVAGCSDTVSMVFRNTMLQVAAPDEMRGRLQGIFIVVVAGGPRLGDFESGTVAALTTPTISVITGGLACLACVLLLAARRPAFLRYDSRHPTP from the coding sequence ATGTCGACCAATCATCCAACGAATGCCACGCTGGCACCCCCACCCACCCCACCGCGCCGCCGGGTCCTCGCCGACCTGACCCCGCTGCGCTCCAGCGCCGACTACCGGCGGATCTGGTTCGGCCAGTCGGTCTCCTCGATCGGCCAGCAGATGACCGCCGTCGCGGTCGCCGTCCAGGTCTACGCCCTGACCGGCTCCGCCTTCGCCACCGGCCTGGTCGGCCTCTGCTCGCTCTTCCCACTCGTCGGCTTCGGCCTCTACGGCGGCGTGATCGCCGACCGGACCGACCGCCGCAAGCTCGGCCTGATCGGCTCCGCCGGCCTCGCCGTGGTCTCCGCCGTGCTCGCCGCCCAGGCGCTGTTCGACCTGCGCCAGGTCGGCGTGCTCTACGCGTGCGTCGCGCTGCAGGGCGCATTCTTCGCCATTTCCAGCCCCGCCCGCGCCTCGATGATCCCCCGCCTGCTGCCCGCCGAGCAGCTCCCCGCCGCCAACGCCCTCAACACCATGAGCATGAACCTCGGCATGACCGTGGGCCCCATGCTCGGCGGCGTGCTGATCGGCGCCTTCGGCGCGCAGTCCGCCTACCTGGTGGACACCATCGCCTTCACCGCCGTGCTCCACGCGATGTGGCGGCTGCCCGCGATGCGCCCGCTCGGCACCTCCGGTGCGCGCGCCTCGGTGCTCGACGGGCTGCGGTTCCTCAAGCAGCAGCCCAACCTGAGGGTCAGTTTCCTGGCCGACCTGGCCGCCATGGTCTTCGGCCTGCCGCGCTCGCTCTTCCCCGCCCTCGCCGCGAGCCACTACGGCGGCCACGCGGGCATCGTCGGCCTGCTGGTCGCCGCGCCCGCCGTCGGCGCCCTGGCCGGCGCCCTGTTCTCCGGCTGGATCAGCCGGATCCACCGCCACGGCCTGGCCATCCTCGCCTCGGTCGCCGCCTGGGGCCTGTCCATCGCCGCCTTCGGCCTCACCGGCGGCCACCTCTGGCTCGGCCTGCTGCTGCTCGCCGTCGCCGGCTGCTCGGACACCGTGAGCATGGTCTTCCGCAACACCATGCTCCAGGTCGCCGCCCCCGACGAGATGCGCGGCCGCCTCCAGGGCATCTTCATCGTCGTGGTCGCCGGCGGCCCCCGGCTCGGCGACTTCGAGTCCGGCACCGTCGCCGCCCTCACCACCCCCACCATCTCCGTCATCACCGGCGGCCTCGCCTGCCTGGCCTGCGTCCTGCTCCTCGCCGCCCGCCGCCCCGCCTTCCTCCGCTACGACTCCCGCCACCCCACCCCCTGA
- a CDS encoding DUF1684 domain-containing protein, translated as MTTDAEEWQRWTEARTAGAGAPHGTLALTGTHWLVAEPAPIKGVPGLWAAAGDRIRVTADAGEGLLLGDRPVDGEVLVRPDTHPDADRLRHGDLLLVPIEREGELAVRVYDPAAETRARFAGIAVFPYAPEWSVPAVYTAYDEGDAAVTVPNADGRDRPLVVSGRIAFELAGEPYSLTVGRGGPDGTQLSGVFADASSGTDTYRFRFINLPAPDEHGRTVLDLNRAYLPPCAFADHYVCPFPPPGNRLPIPVRAGEKSVL; from the coding sequence ATGACCACCGACGCCGAGGAATGGCAGCGCTGGACCGAGGCCCGCACCGCCGGGGCGGGTGCCCCGCACGGCACGCTCGCCCTGACCGGCACGCACTGGCTGGTGGCGGAGCCGGCGCCGATCAAGGGCGTCCCGGGCCTGTGGGCGGCCGCCGGCGACCGGATCCGGGTCACCGCCGACGCCGGTGAGGGCCTGCTGCTCGGCGACCGGCCGGTGGACGGGGAGGTGCTGGTCCGCCCCGACACCCACCCCGACGCCGACCGGCTGCGCCACGGCGACCTGCTGCTGGTCCCGATCGAGCGGGAGGGCGAGCTGGCGGTGCGGGTCTACGACCCCGCCGCCGAGACCCGGGCCCGGTTCGCGGGCATCGCGGTCTTCCCGTACGCGCCGGAGTGGTCGGTGCCCGCCGTCTACACCGCGTACGACGAGGGCGACGCCGCCGTGACCGTGCCCAACGCCGACGGCCGCGACCGCCCGCTGGTCGTCTCCGGCCGGATCGCCTTCGAGCTGGCCGGAGAGCCGTACAGCCTGACGGTCGGCCGCGGCGGCCCCGACGGCACCCAACTCAGCGGGGTCTTCGCGGACGCGAGCAGCGGGACGGACACCTACCGGTTCCGCTTCATCAACCTGCCGGCGCCGGACGAGCACGGCCGCACGGTGCTCGACCTGAACCGGGCCTACCTGCCGCCCTGCGCCTTCGCCGACCACTACGTCTGCCCGTTCCCGCCGCCCGGCAACCGGCTGCCGATCCCGGTGCGGGCGGGCGAGAAGTCCGTCCTCTGA
- a CDS encoding acyl-CoA thioesterase yields MGTPVDQLVDLLDLEQIELNIFRGRSPEESLQRTFGGQVAGQALVAAGRTVADQRPVHSLHAYFLRPGVPGVPIVYQVDRIRDGRSFTTRRVLGIQQGRSIFALTADFHRPEPGGIEHQEPMPQVAPPEDLPSALDEVGQRLGELPPFISRRQPFDIRYVERLRWSKEELVDVPARSGVWLRTNGPLPDDPLIHVCALTYASDMTLLDSVRAPVEPLWGQRNFDMASLDHAMWFHRPFRTDEWLLYQQESPIAHGARGLARGQIFDRNGQLVVSVVQEGLFRPIAPAATEDRD; encoded by the coding sequence ATGGGAACGCCCGTCGACCAACTGGTGGACCTGCTGGATCTGGAGCAGATCGAGCTCAACATCTTCCGCGGGCGCAGCCCCGAGGAGTCGCTGCAGCGGACGTTCGGCGGGCAGGTCGCGGGCCAGGCGCTGGTCGCCGCCGGCCGTACCGTCGCCGACCAGCGCCCGGTGCACTCGCTGCACGCGTACTTCCTGCGCCCCGGCGTCCCCGGAGTGCCGATCGTCTACCAGGTGGACCGGATCCGGGACGGCCGCTCCTTCACCACCCGCCGGGTGCTCGGCATCCAGCAGGGCCGCAGCATCTTCGCGCTGACCGCCGACTTCCACCGCCCCGAGCCGGGCGGGATCGAGCACCAGGAGCCGATGCCGCAGGTCGCCCCGCCGGAGGACCTGCCCAGCGCGCTGGACGAGGTCGGCCAGCGCCTCGGCGAACTGCCGCCGTTCATCAGCCGCCGCCAGCCGTTCGACATCCGCTACGTCGAGCGGCTGCGCTGGTCCAAGGAGGAGTTGGTGGACGTGCCGGCCCGCAGCGGCGTCTGGCTGCGCACCAACGGCCCGCTGCCGGACGACCCGCTGATCCACGTCTGCGCGCTCACCTACGCCAGCGACATGACCCTGCTGGACTCCGTCCGCGCCCCCGTCGAGCCGCTCTGGGGCCAGCGGAACTTCGACATGGCCTCGCTGGACCACGCGATGTGGTTCCACCGCCCGTTCCGCACCGACGAGTGGCTGCTCTACCAGCAGGAGTCGCCGATCGCGCACGGTGCCCGCGGCCTGGCCCGTGGTCAGATCTTCGACCGCAACGGCCAGTTGGTCGTTTCCGTGGTGCAGGAAGGCCTGTTCCGGCCGATCGCCCCCGCGGCGACCGAGGACCGCGACTGA
- a CDS encoding alpha-ketoglutarate-dependent dioxygenase AlkB family protein, with translation MTGELFPRERREIAPGAVLVPDWLDLEQQRELVEACRAWARPPAGLRRVRLPGGAEMSVRQVCLGRHWAVVPRCPVCGVARKTSPGCPRHSYPYAYLRTVADGDGAPVKPFPALLDTLARRAVTEAYGPRLDGIPGAVGYAPDVALVNHYGEGARMGLHQDLEEVLDAPVVSLSLGDSCVFRLGNPVTRTGPFTDVELRGGDLLVFGGPARRAYHGVPRTLPGSGDPALGLTGRLNITVRSTGLPG, from the coding sequence GTGACCGGCGAGCTCTTCCCGCGCGAGCGCCGCGAGATCGCCCCCGGTGCGGTGCTGGTGCCCGATTGGCTGGACCTGGAGCAGCAGCGCGAACTCGTCGAGGCCTGCCGGGCCTGGGCCCGCCCGCCGGCCGGCCTGCGCCGGGTGCGGCTGCCCGGCGGCGCCGAGATGTCGGTGCGCCAGGTGTGCCTGGGCCGGCACTGGGCGGTCGTCCCGCGCTGCCCCGTCTGCGGCGTGGCCCGCAAGACCTCGCCCGGCTGCCCGCGGCACTCCTATCCCTACGCCTACCTGCGCACCGTCGCGGACGGCGACGGCGCGCCGGTCAAGCCGTTCCCCGCGCTGCTCGACACCTTGGCCAGGCGCGCCGTCACCGAGGCCTACGGCCCCCGGCTCGACGGGATCCCCGGCGCGGTGGGGTACGCGCCCGACGTCGCCCTGGTCAACCACTACGGCGAGGGCGCCCGGATGGGGCTGCACCAGGACCTGGAGGAGGTCCTGGACGCCCCCGTGGTCTCGCTCTCGCTCGGCGACTCGTGCGTCTTCCGGCTCGGCAACCCGGTGACCAGGACCGGTCCGTTCACCGACGTGGAACTGCGCGGCGGCGACCTGCTGGTCTTCGGCGGACCCGCCCGCCGCGCGTACCACGGCGTGCCGCGCACCCTCCCCGGCAGCGGCGACCCGGCCCTGGGCCTGACCGGCCGGCTCAACATCACCGTCCGCAGCACCGGCCTGCCCGGCTGA
- a CDS encoding ribokinase, with amino-acid sequence MVDRTDTTVRVVVVGSVNLDQVIEVAALPRPGETVTGGPVLRLGGGKGANQAVAAARLGGAVALIGAVGSDADSAALRAELAGEGVDVGRLAEVPGPPGHAVVLVDAGAENCIVVSPGANAAVGEAEVAAAREVLGAAAVVLAQLEVPMAAVLAAARSAGGTFVLNPAPVPVSVPGGAGGLPGELWGLVDVLVPNRTELEGLSPLDGSVGSVDEPVGPVNGLPTPELRRVAWQALALPCPRVVVTLGAEGVLVRDGSFVELVPAPKVAAVDTTGAGDTFCGALAVALAEGEPLAGAARFAVRAAALSVTRTGARTAMPTRAALGSAAPGGSGGLA; translated from the coding sequence ATGGTGGACCGAACGGATACGACCGTGCGGGTCGTGGTGGTGGGGAGCGTCAACCTCGACCAGGTGATCGAGGTGGCGGCGCTGCCCCGGCCGGGGGAGACGGTGACCGGCGGCCCCGTGCTGCGGCTCGGCGGGGGCAAGGGGGCCAACCAGGCGGTCGCGGCGGCCCGGCTCGGTGGGGCGGTCGCGCTGATCGGTGCGGTCGGGTCCGATGCGGACAGCGCCGCGCTGCGTGCGGAGTTGGCGGGCGAGGGGGTGGACGTCGGCCGGCTCGCCGAGGTGCCCGGGCCGCCCGGGCACGCGGTGGTGCTGGTGGACGCGGGGGCGGAGAACTGCATCGTGGTCTCGCCCGGTGCCAACGCCGCCGTCGGGGAGGCGGAGGTGGCGGCGGCCCGGGAGGTGCTCGGTGCCGCCGCGGTGGTGCTCGCGCAGTTGGAGGTGCCGATGGCGGCGGTGCTGGCCGCGGCCCGCTCGGCCGGCGGGACCTTCGTGTTGAACCCGGCGCCGGTGCCCGTGTCGGTTCCCGGCGGAGCGGGTGGGTTGCCCGGGGAGCTGTGGGGACTGGTGGACGTGCTGGTGCCGAACCGGACGGAGCTGGAGGGGCTGAGTCCGCTGGACGGATCCGTCGGCTCGGTCGACGAACCGGTCGGTCCGGTGAACGGACTGCCCACTCCCGAGCTGCGCCGCGTCGCGTGGCAGGCGCTCGCCCTGCCTTGCCCTCGTGTGGTGGTCACCCTCGGCGCCGAGGGCGTCCTGGTGCGTGACGGTTCGTTCGTCGAACTCGTACCCGCCCCGAAGGTCGCCGCAGTGGACACCACCGGGGCCGGCGACACGTTCTGCGGTGCGCTCGCCGTCGCGCTGGCCGAGGGCGAGCCGCTCGCCGGTGCGGCCCGGTTCGCCGTCCGGGCCGCCGCGCTGAGCGTGACCCGGACCGGTGCGCGCACCGCGATGCCCACCCGGGCGGCGCTGGGTAGCGCGGCACCAGGCGGCTCGGGGGGCCTGGCGTGA
- a CDS encoding transglycosylase family protein, which yields MWDQVADCESDGDWAADTGNGYYGGLQIWPPTWREAGGLDYAARPDLASRRQQISVAREILREQGWEAWGGCARDLGLLK from the coding sequence GTGTGGGACCAGGTCGCGGACTGCGAGAGCGACGGGGACTGGGCCGCCGATACCGGGAACGGGTACTACGGCGGGCTGCAGATCTGGCCGCCGACCTGGCGGGAGGCGGGCGGGCTGGACTACGCCGCGCGGCCGGACCTGGCGAGCCGTCGGCAGCAGATCAGCGTGGCGCGGGAGATCCTCCGGGAGCAGGGGTGGGAGGCGTGGGGCGGCTGCGCGCGGGACCTCGGGCTGCTGAAGTGA
- a CDS encoding transglycosylase family protein, whose amino-acid sequence MSFRNENAAATNADAAPTKRNWVRLAVLGGAVAALPVAGLVTATTASAASTATWNAVAQCESTGNWSINTGNGFYGGLQFTPSTWAAYGGTQYAAQANQATPAQQIAVAEKVLADQGPGAWPVCSVKAGLTAGGAAAQVDTSTPATSAPAPAAPAQKPAAPVQQAPQAPAAPAKPSAPVAPKSDNGHRGGGHKAAKGTNGSYTVKSGDTLSAIAAAHGTNWQDLYQKNASVIGGNPNLILPGQVLSF is encoded by the coding sequence ATGTCTTTCCGTAACGAGAACGCCGCTGCCACCAACGCCGACGCCGCCCCGACCAAGCGCAACTGGGTCCGGCTGGCTGTCCTGGGTGGCGCTGTCGCCGCCCTCCCGGTGGCGGGCCTCGTCACGGCCACCACGGCCTCCGCCGCGTCCACCGCGACGTGGAACGCCGTCGCCCAGTGCGAGAGCACCGGCAACTGGTCGATCAACACCGGCAACGGTTTCTACGGCGGCCTGCAGTTCACCCCGTCCACCTGGGCGGCCTACGGCGGCACCCAGTACGCCGCGCAGGCCAACCAGGCCACCCCGGCGCAGCAGATCGCCGTCGCCGAGAAGGTGCTCGCCGACCAGGGCCCCGGCGCCTGGCCGGTCTGCTCCGTCAAGGCGGGCCTGACCGCCGGTGGCGCCGCGGCGCAGGTGGACACCTCCACCCCCGCCACCAGCGCCCCCGCCCCGGCCGCCCCGGCCCAGAAGCCGGCCGCCCCGGTGCAGCAGGCCCCGCAGGCCCCGGCCGCCCCGGCCAAGCCGTCCGCCCCGGTCGCGCCGAAGTCGGACAACGGCCACCGCGGTGGCGGCCACAAGGCCGCCAAGGGCACCAACGGCAGCTACACCGTCAAGAGCGGTGACACCCTGAGCGCCATCGCGGCCGCCCACGGCACCAACTGGCAGGACCTGTACCAGAAGAACGCCTCCGTCATCGGCGGCAACCCGAACCTGATCCTCCCGGGCCAGGTGCTCTCCTTCTGA
- the der gene encoding ribosome biogenesis GTPase Der produces MSNEHLAGHGELDDTEYAEFMALAESEGFEDGDLDLEAGAHLPLPVLAVVGRPNVGKSTLVNRIIGRREAVVEDRPGVTRDRVQYEATWNGRRFKVVDTGGWEIDVLGIDAMVAAQAELGIETSDAVLFVVDATVGATDTDEALVKLIRRSGKPVVLCANKVDGQSTEAEAAYLWSLGLGEPYPVSALHGRGSGDLLDAVMAALPEAPPQTFGVALGGPRRVALIGRPNVGKSSLLNKVAGEERVVVNELAGTTRDPVDEMIELGGKTWKFVDTAGIRRRVHLTAGADFYASLRTSAALEKAEVAVVLIDASETLAEQDTRIISMAVEAGRAVVIAYNKWDQMDEERRYYLEREIEKDLVQVQWAPRVNVSAKTGRHMEKLVPAIETALAGWETRITTAKLNAFLGELVAAHPHPIRGGKQPRILFGTQAGIKPPRFVLFASGFLEAGYRRFVERRLREEFGFVGTPISISVRVREKRKKK; encoded by the coding sequence ATGAGCAACGAGCACCTCGCCGGTCACGGCGAGCTGGACGACACCGAGTACGCCGAGTTCATGGCGCTCGCCGAGAGCGAGGGCTTCGAGGACGGTGACCTCGACCTGGAGGCCGGCGCGCACCTGCCGCTCCCGGTGCTGGCCGTGGTCGGCCGGCCGAACGTCGGCAAGTCGACCCTGGTGAACCGGATCATCGGCCGCCGCGAGGCCGTGGTCGAGGACCGCCCGGGCGTCACCCGCGACCGGGTGCAGTACGAGGCGACCTGGAACGGCCGCCGGTTCAAGGTCGTCGACACCGGCGGCTGGGAGATCGACGTCCTCGGCATCGACGCCATGGTCGCCGCCCAGGCCGAGCTGGGCATCGAGACCTCCGACGCGGTGCTCTTCGTGGTCGACGCCACCGTCGGCGCCACCGACACGGACGAGGCGCTGGTCAAGCTGATCCGCCGCTCCGGCAAGCCGGTGGTGCTCTGCGCCAACAAGGTGGACGGCCAGTCCACCGAGGCCGAGGCCGCCTACCTCTGGTCGCTCGGCCTCGGCGAGCCCTACCCCGTCTCCGCGCTGCACGGCCGCGGCTCCGGCGACCTGCTGGACGCCGTCATGGCCGCGCTGCCCGAGGCGCCGCCGCAGACCTTCGGCGTCGCGCTCGGCGGCCCGCGCCGGGTCGCGCTGATCGGCCGGCCCAACGTCGGCAAGTCCAGCCTGCTCAACAAGGTGGCCGGCGAGGAGCGGGTGGTGGTCAACGAGCTGGCCGGCACCACCCGCGATCCGGTCGACGAGATGATCGAACTGGGCGGCAAGACCTGGAAGTTCGTGGACACCGCCGGCATCCGCCGCCGGGTCCACCTGACCGCCGGCGCCGACTTCTACGCCTCGCTGCGCACCTCCGCCGCGCTGGAGAAGGCCGAGGTCGCCGTCGTCCTGATCGACGCCAGCGAGACCCTGGCCGAGCAGGACACCCGGATCATCTCGATGGCCGTCGAGGCCGGCCGCGCTGTCGTCATCGCCTACAACAAGTGGGACCAGATGGACGAGGAGCGCCGCTACTACCTGGAGCGCGAGATCGAGAAGGATCTCGTCCAGGTGCAGTGGGCGCCCCGGGTCAACGTCTCGGCGAAGACCGGCCGGCACATGGAGAAGCTGGTGCCGGCGATCGAGACCGCGCTGGCCGGCTGGGAGACCCGGATCACCACGGCCAAGCTGAACGCCTTCCTCGGCGAGCTCGTGGCCGCGCACCCGCACCCGATCCGCGGCGGCAAGCAGCCCCGGATCCTCTTCGGCACCCAGGCCGGCATCAAGCCGCCGCGGTTCGTGCTCTTCGCCTCCGGGTTCCTGGAGGCCGGCTACCGGCGCTTCGTCGAGCGGCGGCTGCGTGAGGAGTTCGGCTTCGTCGGCACGCCGATCTCGATCTCGGTGCGGGTGCGGGAGAAGCGGAAGAAGAAGTGA
- the cmk gene encoding (d)CMP kinase has product MDTADRAHAPVVVAIDGPSGSGKSTVSRAVAARLGLSFLDTGAMYRAMTWWMLTNGIDIDDADAVSIACAKPVIVSGTDADGPTITVDGVDVSGPIRGPEVTAQVSAVSAVPAVRARLVELQRGCAEVAPRGIVAEGRDMGTVVFPAATAKVFLTASPEARAGRRAAELRAKGVDEATIAAMAADLTRRDAADSSRATAPLVRAEDAVLVDTSELTLPQVIDAVVELVAERAGHLTAA; this is encoded by the coding sequence GTGGACACTGCCGACCGAGCGCACGCCCCGGTCGTCGTCGCCATCGACGGACCCTCCGGCTCCGGCAAGTCGACCGTCTCCCGTGCGGTCGCGGCCCGGCTCGGGCTCAGCTTCCTGGACACCGGTGCGATGTACCGGGCGATGACCTGGTGGATGCTGACCAACGGGATCGACATCGACGACGCCGACGCCGTGTCGATCGCCTGCGCCAAGCCGGTGATCGTCTCCGGCACCGACGCCGACGGCCCGACCATCACGGTGGACGGCGTGGACGTCTCCGGTCCGATCCGCGGGCCCGAGGTGACCGCGCAGGTCAGCGCCGTCTCCGCGGTGCCGGCCGTGCGGGCCCGGCTGGTCGAGCTGCAGCGCGGCTGCGCCGAGGTGGCCCCGCGCGGGATCGTCGCCGAGGGGCGGGACATGGGCACCGTGGTCTTCCCGGCCGCCACCGCCAAGGTCTTCCTGACCGCCTCGCCCGAGGCGCGGGCCGGGCGCCGGGCCGCCGAGCTGCGGGCCAAGGGCGTCGACGAGGCGACCATCGCCGCGATGGCCGCCGACCTGACCCGGCGGGACGCCGCGGACTCCTCGCGGGCGACCGCCCCGCTGGTCCGGGCCGAGGACGCCGTGCTGGTGGACACCAGTGAGCTGACGCTGCCCCAGGTGATCGACGCCGTGGTGGAGTTGGTCGCGGAGCGGGCCGGTCACCTGACCGCCGCCTAG
- a CDS encoding prephenate dehydrogenase translates to MRTAVVVGTGLIGTSAALALTARGITVHLEDADPDAARTAASLGAGITDEIEQPVDLAIVAVPPALVGRVLADCQRRGLARCYTDVASVKSGPRAEVAELGCDTTSYIGGHPMAGREQSGPLAARADLFEGRPWVLTPTADTSTETLNAALELVALCGAMPVVMDAVAHDRAVALVSHAPQLVSSLVAARLENADETAVRLAGQGVRDVTRIAASDPRMWVDILSANAAVVADVLEELAVDLNTAVGSLRSLAADGAQDRQKGTAGIEAVMRRGNQGQARIPGKHGAPPTRYETVVVAIGDQPGELGRLFKEAARAGVNVEDVAIDHSAGRRIGLVQLSVEPTAVHQLVTVLTERGWDVRD, encoded by the coding sequence ATGCGCACAGCCGTCGTCGTCGGCACCGGTCTGATCGGCACCTCCGCCGCGCTCGCGCTGACCGCCCGGGGGATAACGGTGCACCTGGAGGACGCCGACCCCGACGCCGCCCGGACCGCCGCCTCGCTCGGCGCCGGGATCACCGACGAGATCGAGCAGCCGGTGGACCTGGCCATCGTCGCCGTGCCGCCGGCCCTGGTCGGCCGGGTCCTGGCGGACTGTCAGCGGCGCGGGCTGGCCCGCTGCTACACCGACGTGGCCAGCGTGAAGTCCGGGCCCCGGGCCGAGGTGGCCGAGCTCGGCTGCGACACCACCAGCTACATCGGCGGGCACCCGATGGCCGGCCGCGAGCAGTCCGGGCCGCTGGCCGCCCGGGCCGACCTGTTCGAGGGGCGCCCGTGGGTGCTCACCCCCACCGCCGACACCTCCACCGAGACGCTGAACGCCGCGCTGGAGCTGGTCGCGCTCTGCGGCGCGATGCCGGTGGTGATGGACGCCGTCGCGCACGACCGGGCCGTCGCGCTGGTCTCGCACGCGCCGCAGCTGGTCTCCTCGCTGGTCGCGGCCCGGCTGGAGAACGCCGACGAGACGGCGGTGCGCCTGGCCGGGCAGGGGGTGCGGGACGTGACCCGGATCGCCGCCTCCGACCCGCGGATGTGGGTGGACATCCTGTCCGCCAACGCGGCCGTGGTGGCCGACGTGCTGGAGGAACTGGCGGTCGACCTGAACACCGCCGTGGGCTCGCTGCGCTCGCTGGCCGCCGACGGCGCCCAGGACCGGCAGAAGGGCACCGCCGGGATCGAGGCCGTGATGCGCCGCGGTAACCAGGGCCAGGCCCGGATCCCCGGCAAGCACGGCGCCCCGCCCACCCGCTACGAGACCGTGGTGGTCGCGATCGGCGACCAGCCCGGCGAGCTCGGGCGCCTGTTCAAGGAGGCCGCCCGGGCCGGCGTGAACGTCGAGGACGTGGCCATCGACCACTCGGCCGGCCGGCGGATCGGCCTGGTCCAGCTCTCCGTCGAGCCGACGGCGGTGCACCAGCTGGTCACCGTGCTGACCGAACGCGGCTGGGACGTGCGGGACTGA